From a single Planococcus shenhongbingii genomic region:
- a CDS encoding NAD-dependent deacylase, with protein MISDWLNSSRYTVIFTGAGMSTESGLPDFRSANQGMWQQKDPSRVASIEALNNNVEEFMDFYRNRVIRVKEYGPHKGHRLLSEWEKRGLVKSIITQNVDGFHQKAGSEHVAELHGTLQTVFCNSCGKVFNSEEYANGIYQCTTCGGYLRPSVVLFGEMLPEEPFNIAFEEAARAELFIVLGSSLSVTPANQFPLIAKENGAQLVIVNQEETPLDRFADQVIHDRKIGDVLVEWDRLLK; from the coding sequence ATGATCAGTGATTGGTTGAACTCTTCAAGGTATACTGTGATTTTTACCGGTGCAGGCATGTCAACGGAAAGCGGTCTGCCAGACTTCCGTTCAGCCAACCAAGGCATGTGGCAACAAAAAGATCCGAGCAGAGTTGCAAGCATTGAAGCTTTGAATAACAATGTGGAAGAGTTTATGGATTTTTATCGAAACCGAGTGATTAGAGTAAAAGAATACGGACCGCATAAAGGACATCGCTTGCTGTCCGAATGGGAAAAACGTGGACTCGTCAAATCGATCATCACGCAAAATGTGGACGGCTTTCATCAAAAAGCAGGCAGCGAGCACGTTGCTGAACTGCATGGCACGCTGCAGACGGTTTTCTGCAATTCGTGCGGCAAAGTTTTCAATAGCGAAGAATATGCAAATGGGATTTACCAATGCACAACTTGCGGCGGATACTTGCGCCCTTCTGTTGTGCTGTTCGGTGAAATGCTGCCGGAGGAACCGTTTAATATAGCGTTCGAAGAAGCAGCACGCGCCGAATTATTCATTGTTCTTGGCTCATCGCTCAGTGTCACACCGGCCAATCAATTTCCGCTCATCGCAAAAGAAAACGGCGCACAGCTCGTGATTGTCAACCAGGAAGAAACGCCGCTCGACCGATTCGCGGACCAAGTGATCCATGACCGGAAAATCGGTGATGTATTGGTGGAGTGGGATAGGCTGTTGAAATAA
- a CDS encoding LysR family transcriptional regulator — translation MDIRQLSYFIEVARHRSFTKAALALHVTQPTLSKMVKNLEEEMDVTLFDRTSRKIVLTDAGEVVFIQAQKIVNSLDDLTSSLYDVMNLKKGKINIGLPPVISTLFFPTIIAEFQKAYPDVAILLAEDGAKKVEQKVLDGEVDLGFVMLPVDEEKFDVVPFVHEEIKLLVHESHPLANRGIINLVECKNDSFLLLSKEFTLNSRTVEFCISEGFTPKIAYESSQWDFIVGMVEKNLGVTLMPKLICERVKDGPFKTLSLTNTFPWVLGIISAKNRYIPYTSRSFISLVKDLPKV, via the coding sequence TTGGATATTCGCCAATTAAGTTACTTCATTGAAGTAGCCAGGCATAGAAGTTTTACTAAAGCTGCATTAGCGCTGCATGTCACGCAGCCCACTTTAAGTAAAATGGTTAAAAATTTAGAAGAAGAAATGGATGTTACTTTATTTGATCGTACTTCCCGCAAAATCGTATTGACAGATGCAGGAGAAGTGGTTTTTATACAAGCACAAAAAATCGTCAATAGCCTTGATGACTTAACGTCTTCCTTGTACGATGTCATGAATTTGAAAAAAGGCAAAATTAATATCGGCTTGCCTCCTGTAATCAGCACATTGTTTTTCCCTACCATAATCGCTGAATTCCAAAAAGCTTATCCTGATGTGGCAATTTTGCTGGCAGAAGATGGCGCCAAGAAAGTAGAGCAGAAAGTGCTCGACGGAGAAGTCGATTTGGGTTTCGTCATGCTGCCTGTCGACGAGGAGAAATTCGATGTGGTGCCTTTTGTACATGAGGAAATCAAGCTGCTTGTCCATGAATCCCACCCATTGGCGAATCGGGGCATCATCAATTTAGTCGAATGCAAAAATGATTCCTTTTTGCTGTTAAGCAAGGAATTTACGCTGAACAGCCGAACTGTCGAATTCTGCATCAGTGAAGGCTTTACTCCAAAAATCGCTTATGAAAGTTCGCAATGGGATTTTATAGTCGGCATGGTTGAAAAGAATTTAGGTGTCACTTTGATGCCAAAACTTATTTGCGAGCGGGTCAAAGACGGTCCCTTTAAAACGCTGTCTCTAACTAATACTTTTCCTTGGGTGCTTGGTATTATTTCTGCTAAAAACCGTTACATCCCTTATACTTCCCGTTCATTTATTTCACTTGTGAAAGATCTTCCGAAAGTTTAA
- a CDS encoding HEAT repeat domain-containing protein translates to MNFLSQQHNNTLPPNYDELRKAVNRTANWKERLAAVEELSKWKHKQTIDILTHRLNNDPVYKVQEAAFEALQDFGLEVEMPERKKFDLIKDTSKTFVRLKKSLPKDHTFEDFKVKLQKTRVDIYDTYKGDKGADFDQWLEDQWKAIPSKYSRK, encoded by the coding sequence ATGAATTTTTTGAGTCAACAACACAACAATACTTTACCACCGAATTACGACGAATTGAGAAAGGCTGTAAACCGGACAGCAAACTGGAAAGAACGTTTGGCTGCGGTTGAAGAGCTGAGCAAATGGAAGCATAAACAGACAATTGATATATTGACGCACCGCTTGAACAACGATCCCGTTTATAAAGTGCAAGAAGCCGCTTTTGAGGCATTGCAGGATTTTGGGCTAGAGGTGGAAATGCCGGAGCGCAAAAAATTCGACTTGATCAAAGATACTTCAAAAACATTTGTGCGCCTTAAGAAAAGTTTGCCGAAAGACCATACTTTTGAGGATTTCAAAGTGAAATTGCAAAAAACACGTGTGGATATTTATGATACGTATAAAGGCGATAAAGGCGCTGACTTCGACCAATGGCTCGAAGACCAGTGGAAAGCAATTCCAAGTAAATACTCAAGAAAATAA
- a CDS encoding 3-hydroxybutyrate dehydrogenase encodes MVENKVVFITGAASGIGYEISADFAEAGAKIVLTDINEEAVKKAVQTLKDQGHEVIGIKVDVTNETELAQAINKTVETFGSLDVLINNAGMQFVSPIEEFPTEKFELLVKIMLVAPFVATKHAFPIMKKQGKGRIINMASINGLVGFAGKAAYNSAKHGVIGLTKVAALEGAEHGITVNAMCPGYVDTPLVRNQMGDLAKTRNVSLDKVLEEVIYPLVPQKRLLSVQEISDYTMFLASDKASGITGQAVVLDGGYTAQ; translated from the coding sequence ATGGTAGAAAATAAAGTGGTGTTTATTACAGGAGCAGCAAGTGGCATTGGGTATGAAATTAGTGCAGATTTTGCCGAAGCAGGTGCCAAAATCGTATTGACGGATATTAATGAAGAAGCAGTTAAGAAAGCGGTACAAACTCTGAAAGATCAAGGCCATGAAGTGATTGGCATCAAAGTGGACGTGACAAATGAAACGGAACTTGCGCAGGCAATCAATAAAACCGTTGAGACATTTGGTTCGCTTGATGTTCTGATCAATAACGCAGGTATGCAATTCGTGTCTCCAATTGAAGAATTTCCAACTGAAAAATTCGAGCTCTTGGTGAAAATTATGCTGGTCGCTCCGTTTGTTGCAACAAAGCATGCTTTTCCAATCATGAAAAAGCAAGGCAAAGGCCGCATCATCAATATGGCGTCCATTAACGGCTTAGTAGGTTTTGCTGGAAAAGCAGCCTATAATAGTGCGAAACATGGCGTTATCGGTTTGACGAAAGTAGCAGCTCTTGAAGGGGCGGAGCATGGCATCACAGTAAATGCAATGTGTCCAGGCTATGTTGATACGCCGCTCGTGCGCAACCAGATGGGCGATTTGGCAAAAACACGCAATGTCTCTTTGGACAAAGTGCTGGAAGAAGTCATCTATCCTTTAGTGCCGCAAAAACGGCTCTTGTCTGTACAGGAAATTTCGGACTATACGATGTTTTTAGCAAGCGACAAAGCGTCAGGCATCACAGGACAGGCTGTTGTTTTAGACGGCGGATATACTGCGCAATAA
- a CDS encoding spore coat protein, whose product MAKELAAHELLEVHELLIFKTACVAKSKVFSGLVEDKKLKEILDEDVELSTKAIKDLRKILEDSTK is encoded by the coding sequence ATGGCAAAAGAACTTGCTGCACATGAATTACTCGAAGTCCATGAACTATTAATCTTTAAAACAGCTTGTGTCGCGAAAAGCAAAGTATTCAGCGGCTTGGTTGAAGACAAGAAATTAAAAGAAATTCTTGATGAAGACGTGGAACTTTCTACAAAAGCAATTAAAGATTTACGTAAAATCCTGGAAGATTCTACAAAATAA
- a CDS encoding LPXTG cell wall anchor domain-containing protein — MLKKTVLGSSMILLLVAGTSLDIQAAVNDKDCGDFSSHQEVMEFWYANGFSADNDPHGLDRDNDGLACEVSQSEYNSFVASKEADDSSDDAATEEEAATGEELPDTASNNPLMMLFGAGIAGLGSLLLFRRKSQQA, encoded by the coding sequence ATGTTGAAAAAAACGGTATTAGGCAGTTCGATGATTTTGCTTCTGGTTGCTGGCACTTCTCTTGACATACAAGCCGCGGTAAACGACAAGGATTGCGGGGATTTTTCATCCCATCAGGAAGTAATGGAATTCTGGTATGCAAATGGCTTTAGTGCTGACAATGATCCCCATGGCCTGGACCGCGACAATGACGGCTTGGCTTGTGAAGTAAGCCAAAGCGAATACAATAGTTTTGTTGCAAGCAAAGAAGCAGATGATTCTTCGGACGATGCTGCAACTGAAGAAGAAGCTGCAACAGGTGAAGAGCTGCCTGATACGGCTTCCAACAATCCACTTATGATGCTGTTTGGCGCAGGTATTGCCGGACTGGGTTCGTTGTTGTTATTCCGCCGGAAAAGCCAGCAAGCTTAA
- a CDS encoding YfhO family protein translates to MRRLLPYMLFGICCLLLSAAAHGIFLRELAANRFMAGPNDGLSQMLPFKHLLYHQYTAGEFFYSTLFGFGTGTYSELAYYFSTSIIFIITVAAVFLLESAGIIGSPDILFWAHAAVIINIIRLAAVLFIATFVFRYMKFRPVPAFLGACVYAFSNIYFRHATYWEFFADAYLWLLLLIFGAEKVFREKKGGWFMAAVAISMIDNFYFAYVNFLLIGIYILFRLFLPLEKSESPKKTAITKLLISGLIGAGISAVSFIPAVYAYLNNHRPPFSQDVNWLGFIDNILFTSAFIVLPAVFVLLVFALPLYREQKFRFFAFLVLFCILLHYSPKAASMFNGFSAPQYRWEYFMAFAAGGAVAAGFSNLSWLKLKHIAIAGGLALLSYALFALIDPNLGIERSILAVVIAVTLLLFFSYVWALHKKSRIGQSVVLLLLGTGIVASGYQFLLALMEQGRTVQFPLFLGVMGIALFTFVLFAQASRDAVYGKVAAVFIVLTLLFSVNGSEYVLLVIRGETQLVTKELITGPDYNDPEIFGLLDEIRKRETDPVYRIEWMEGIRNNTPIAMNYRGLSAYSSILNEQLLRFYLYDLEIDMARESVSRYATLGKRANLHSLLQGKYSILPLEDVNVPAGFEQVLASDNYAVYENRYPLPFVHGASAVYSEERLERMPILMREHALLTGVILKETEISSPLPPAPKKLSYAIENKNALLEDGILNVTGETGGVNLLLTEPVPSGSDLYVSFHLENQALDARFPLTVNSYRTSRKSNISVYKTFVDDLTIRVPADESIRIRMPKGTYNLTELEVFEEPYDVLRAAAMEKHPNQQVKWNGSRLEAQYLNETEAKYLAMPVPYEIGWTAEVNDKKVNVLEANYAFIAIPADIGLNKISLTYRPPHFYKSLLISLLFLIAGTLYTLKQKRL, encoded by the coding sequence ATGCGCAGACTTCTTCCTTATATGCTTTTCGGTATTTGTTGCTTATTGTTGAGTGCAGCGGCTCATGGCATCTTTCTCCGTGAATTAGCCGCCAACCGTTTTATGGCGGGGCCAAACGACGGCTTGTCGCAAATGCTGCCATTTAAACATCTTCTTTATCATCAATATACAGCAGGAGAATTTTTCTATTCAACTCTCTTTGGCTTTGGCACCGGCACATATAGCGAACTGGCTTATTATTTTTCTACTTCTATAATCTTCATCATAACCGTCGCTGCCGTTTTCCTTCTTGAATCAGCAGGAATCATCGGTTCACCGGATATCTTGTTTTGGGCACATGCTGCCGTTATCATCAACATCATTCGGCTCGCTGCTGTCTTATTTATTGCCACCTTCGTTTTTCGATATATGAAATTCCGTCCCGTACCGGCTTTTCTTGGTGCATGTGTTTATGCTTTTTCCAACATTTATTTTCGCCATGCCACCTATTGGGAGTTTTTTGCTGATGCTTATTTGTGGCTTCTGCTTCTCATTTTCGGGGCAGAGAAAGTTTTTCGTGAAAAAAAGGGCGGCTGGTTTATGGCCGCTGTCGCTATATCGATGATTGATAATTTCTACTTTGCTTATGTCAACTTCCTGCTGATCGGCATTTATATTCTTTTCCGGCTCTTTCTGCCACTTGAAAAAAGCGAATCACCTAAAAAGACAGCTATAACCAAACTTTTGATAAGCGGTTTGATAGGTGCCGGTATCAGTGCGGTGTCGTTTATACCAGCCGTCTATGCTTATTTGAACAATCACCGCCCGCCTTTTTCTCAAGACGTCAACTGGTTAGGATTCATCGACAATATTTTATTTACCAGTGCTTTTATAGTACTGCCGGCCGTTTTTGTTTTGCTGGTCTTCGCGCTTCCGCTTTATCGTGAACAGAAATTCCGTTTTTTCGCGTTTCTTGTGCTGTTTTGCATTCTGCTTCACTATAGCCCGAAAGCGGCAAGCATGTTCAATGGCTTCTCGGCTCCCCAGTACCGCTGGGAATATTTTATGGCTTTTGCTGCCGGCGGGGCAGTTGCTGCCGGATTCAGTAATCTGTCTTGGTTAAAGCTAAAGCATATTGCCATAGCCGGCGGCCTGGCATTGCTCAGTTATGCGTTATTCGCCTTGATCGATCCGAATCTGGGCATTGAGCGCTCAATACTGGCCGTTGTCATTGCCGTGACACTGCTGCTCTTTTTTTCATATGTATGGGCTTTGCATAAAAAGTCCAGAATTGGCCAATCCGTTGTCCTCCTGTTATTGGGGACGGGAATTGTGGCAAGTGGTTATCAATTTCTGCTAGCGCTAATGGAACAAGGAAGAACGGTTCAGTTTCCTTTATTTCTTGGAGTCATGGGAATCGCCCTTTTTACATTTGTGCTGTTCGCCCAGGCGAGCCGCGATGCTGTTTATGGGAAAGTTGCTGCTGTCTTTATTGTATTAACGTTGCTATTTTCTGTAAATGGTTCTGAATATGTCTTATTGGTAATCAGAGGGGAAACCCAGCTTGTGACTAAGGAGTTGATCACTGGCCCGGATTATAACGATCCTGAAATTTTTGGTTTGCTTGATGAAATCCGGAAACGGGAAACTGATCCTGTCTACCGCATTGAGTGGATGGAGGGAATTCGAAATAACACTCCTATTGCCATGAACTATCGGGGTTTAAGTGCTTATTCCAGCATTTTAAACGAGCAGCTCCTCCGCTTTTATTTATATGACTTGGAAATTGACATGGCAAGGGAAAGCGTCAGCCGTTATGCGACTCTCGGCAAACGAGCAAATCTGCATAGCTTGCTGCAAGGGAAATACAGCATTTTACCACTCGAAGATGTTAATGTTCCGGCCGGATTTGAACAGGTGTTGGCTTCGGATAATTATGCCGTTTATGAAAACCGCTATCCTTTGCCGTTCGTACATGGAGCTTCGGCAGTGTACAGTGAGGAGAGATTAGAAAGGATGCCGATTTTAATGCGTGAACATGCTTTGTTAACGGGTGTCATCTTGAAGGAAACGGAGATTTCCTCCCCACTCCCTCCTGCTCCCAAAAAGTTATCATACGCAATTGAAAATAAGAATGCGCTATTGGAAGACGGCATTTTAAATGTGACTGGTGAAACAGGCGGTGTCAATCTCCTGCTCACTGAGCCTGTGCCGTCTGGAAGTGACTTATATGTATCGTTTCATCTTGAGAACCAAGCATTGGATGCCCGTTTTCCGCTTACAGTGAATTCATACAGAACTTCAAGAAAATCGAATATTTCCGTTTATAAAACGTTCGTAGACGATCTTACAATCCGTGTGCCAGCGGATGAGTCGATTCGAATCCGAATGCCAAAAGGCACTTACAACCTGACAGAGCTCGAGGTTTTTGAAGAGCCTTACGATGTGCTGCGTGCTGCTGCAATGGAAAAACACCCGAATCAGCAAGTCAAATGGAATGGCAGCCGCTTGGAGGCCCAGTATTTGAATGAAACGGAAGCAAAATATCTGGCCATGCCAGTGCCGTATGAAATCGGTTGGACAGCCGAAGTTAATGATAAAAAAGTCAATGTGCTGGAAGCAAATTATGCATTTATCGCAATTCCGGCTGACATTGGCCTCAATAAAATTTCGCTCACTTACCGGCCGCCGCATTTTTATAAATCGCTGTTGATTTCACTGTTATTTCTGATTGCTGGAACTCTCTATACGCTGAAACAAAAGAGATTATAG
- a CDS encoding GntP family permease, with protein MLSMIGLIGGLALLIYLTMRGMNLLIAGPLSALVVALFSSLPLFPQMVAEGEVNFLGNYMTGFSGFITSWFPMFLLGAIFGKLMEDSGAADSVSRWLVGKFGIKRAVLAIVIACAVLTFGGVSLFVVAFSVYPMALSLFKQADLPRRFIPAALALGSVTFTMTSAGSPEIQNWIPIEFLGTSPYAGWEVSIVVAVFMAVFGYWWLKRMINKAVNKGERFETRKTDPLVEERNLPSPIMGLIPLLVVLVISYIFHDSLKTSALIIALLGGVIATYLLNRTHFHDLGKALTDGTIGALIAIGNTAAVVGFGGVAKAAPAFQVAVDAMTNIPGSPLIGGAIAVSVIAGITGSSSGGQAIALPLLAPHYLDMGVNAEALHRTIAISSGALDSLPHNGYVVTTIQGICGETHKAAYGSVGAVTVIVPALGTIIAIVLFSLGMGI; from the coding sequence ATGTTAAGTATGATCGGATTAATTGGAGGACTTGCCTTACTTATCTATTTGACGATGAGAGGCATGAACTTGCTGATTGCTGGGCCGTTAAGCGCGCTTGTCGTCGCTTTGTTCAGCAGCCTTCCACTGTTCCCGCAGATGGTAGCGGAAGGGGAAGTGAATTTTTTAGGCAATTATATGACCGGGTTTTCCGGATTTATCACTTCCTGGTTCCCGATGTTCTTGCTTGGAGCAATTTTCGGGAAATTGATGGAAGACAGTGGAGCGGCTGACAGTGTATCACGCTGGCTGGTCGGGAAGTTTGGCATCAAGCGAGCGGTACTCGCTATTGTCATCGCTTGTGCGGTACTGACTTTCGGAGGAGTCAGTTTGTTCGTTGTGGCATTCTCGGTTTATCCGATGGCGCTCAGCTTATTCAAACAAGCGGATCTTCCGCGCCGATTTATTCCGGCTGCACTGGCTTTAGGTTCAGTTACATTCACAATGACTTCAGCCGGATCGCCGGAAATCCAGAACTGGATTCCAATCGAATTCTTGGGAACTAGCCCATACGCCGGATGGGAAGTCAGCATCGTCGTTGCTGTATTTATGGCGGTATTCGGTTATTGGTGGCTGAAACGCATGATCAATAAAGCGGTCAATAAAGGAGAACGCTTTGAAACACGCAAAACCGATCCATTGGTAGAAGAGCGTAATTTGCCAAGTCCGATTATGGGATTGATTCCGCTATTGGTTGTTTTGGTGATTTCGTATATCTTCCATGATTCTTTGAAAACATCAGCATTGATCATTGCGCTTCTTGGCGGTGTAATTGCCACTTACTTATTGAATAGAACGCATTTCCATGACTTAGGCAAAGCATTGACTGATGGTACAATTGGTGCACTGATCGCCATCGGAAACACGGCAGCGGTTGTCGGGTTTGGTGGTGTTGCAAAAGCTGCGCCTGCATTTCAGGTAGCAGTTGACGCAATGACGAACATTCCAGGAAGCCCATTGATTGGCGGAGCGATTGCGGTTAGTGTCATCGCCGGCATCACCGGCTCATCTTCCGGTGGACAGGCCATCGCCTTGCCATTATTGGCACCGCATTATTTGGATATGGGTGTAAATGCAGAAGCGCTTCACCGGACGATTGCAATTTCTTCCGGAGCGCTGGATTCACTGCCGCATAACGGTTACGTCGTAACGACAATCCAGGGCATTTGCGGGGAAACCCATAAAGCTGCATACGGCTCTGTCGGTGCGGTAACGGTTATTGTGCCAGCCCTTGGAACCATTATTGCCATCGTCTTGTTTTCACTAGGTATGGGAATTTAA
- a CDS encoding PhzF family phenazine biosynthesis protein — protein MTTLNYELIDVFTSRPFGGNQLAVFHDEIELSAETMQKIARELNLSETVFIRPPSNQEHHKNLRIFTPKIELPMAGHPTVGAAFVLASKGIIPTEAGTNEWLLEEQIGEVPVTVYKEAMEITKVEMTQPLPVFGSPFQKPGLVADLLSLSPKDLDNCFPIQSVSSGIPFLFIPVRSLNAMKEINFRADIWERQFSQNQYTQHIFVFTMQTEEKQSTVHSRMFAPAMGIQEDPATGAASGPLGAYLVEHGMIPATTDGTYLIRSEQGFEIERPSYIDITIVKKGSTIKEVKIGGQAVTMGKGQIILDV, from the coding sequence ATGACAACTTTGAATTATGAATTGATTGATGTTTTTACCAGCCGCCCTTTTGGTGGAAATCAGCTGGCAGTGTTCCACGATGAAATTGAGCTTTCGGCAGAAACTATGCAGAAAATCGCCCGTGAACTGAACCTTTCGGAGACGGTTTTCATCCGCCCTCCCAGCAATCAGGAACACCATAAAAACCTGCGGATCTTTACTCCGAAAATAGAATTGCCGATGGCTGGACATCCGACAGTAGGTGCCGCTTTTGTCTTAGCAAGCAAAGGAATCATTCCAACTGAAGCGGGCACAAATGAGTGGCTTTTAGAAGAACAAATAGGAGAGGTCCCTGTAACGGTTTACAAAGAAGCCATGGAAATTACAAAAGTCGAGATGACACAGCCGCTCCCTGTTTTTGGCAGCCCTTTTCAAAAACCCGGACTTGTTGCTGATTTGCTGTCACTTTCACCTAAAGATCTGGATAACTGCTTTCCGATCCAATCCGTTTCATCAGGTATCCCCTTTTTATTCATCCCTGTCCGTTCTTTGAATGCCATGAAAGAAATCAATTTTCGCGCTGATATCTGGGAAAGGCAGTTTAGCCAAAATCAGTACACACAGCATATCTTCGTTTTCACGATGCAAACCGAAGAAAAACAATCTACCGTCCACAGCCGAATGTTCGCGCCGGCAATGGGCATACAGGAAGATCCCGCCACCGGGGCAGCAAGCGGTCCATTAGGAGCTTATCTGGTGGAGCACGGGATGATTCCTGCAACAACAGACGGCACTTACTTGATACGCAGCGAACAAGGATTTGAGATTGAGAGGCCCAGTTATATCGATATCACTATTGTTAAAAAAGGGAGCACCATAAAAGAAGTGAAAATTGGAGGACAGGCCGTAACGATGGGAAAAGGCCAAATTATTCTTGATGTGTGA
- a CDS encoding spore coat protein has product MLDDLAIATDFLVTAKAAVRNIAVAITETATPQVKKILRRELDNAIETHDKIAQYMIKMKCIMPMMSMNKFSMI; this is encoded by the coding sequence ATGTTGGATGATTTAGCAATTGCAACGGATTTTCTCGTTACGGCAAAAGCTGCTGTCCGCAACATCGCCGTAGCGATTACAGAAACGGCAACACCTCAAGTCAAAAAAATATTGCGCCGTGAGTTAGACAACGCCATTGAAACTCACGACAAAATCGCCCAATACATGATCAAAATGAAATGTATCATGCCTATGATGTCGATGAACAAATTCAGCATGATTTGA
- a CDS encoding class D sortase, translating to MNKWLGLVLIIAGLAIGLFSLSEWYTAKSSAQNLTNAEIESFKKVEAAAGSETGKVKEESGKKKPQPQPMPEPTPILTSGIDRQLGEQTAKLIIPKIEQKYSVYWGADPATLKKGVGMYISDLTTVPGGHGHTVLSGHRDTVFVKLGELEKQDQVLLEYEDKIYVYEITDMWITDAEDRSVIVEKDESVLTLTTCYPFDFIGYAPDRYIVQAKLVSTQDPF from the coding sequence ATGAACAAATGGTTGGGGCTGGTCTTAATAATTGCCGGCTTAGCAATCGGCCTTTTTAGTCTGTCGGAATGGTACACAGCGAAAAGTTCGGCACAAAACCTGACCAATGCGGAGATTGAAAGTTTTAAGAAAGTCGAAGCAGCAGCTGGCAGTGAAACTGGAAAAGTAAAAGAAGAATCAGGCAAAAAAAAGCCGCAACCGCAGCCGATGCCTGAACCTACTCCTATATTGACTTCAGGAATCGACCGGCAGCTTGGTGAACAAACAGCAAAGTTGATAATTCCAAAAATCGAACAAAAATATTCGGTTTATTGGGGTGCTGATCCTGCAACATTAAAAAAAGGTGTAGGCATGTATATCAGTGACCTCACCACTGTCCCCGGCGGCCATGGTCATACGGTGTTGAGCGGACATCGCGACACCGTCTTTGTAAAACTTGGCGAACTGGAAAAACAAGATCAAGTGCTGCTGGAATACGAAGACAAAATCTATGTCTACGAAATCACCGATATGTGGATCACTGATGCTGAAGACCGCAGCGTAATTGTGGAAAAAGACGAGTCTGTTCTGACATTGACTACCTGTTATCCGTTTGACTTTATCGGCTATGCTCCAGACCGCTATATTGTACAAGCGAAACTGGTTTCAACACAGGATCCTTTCTAA
- a CDS encoding cysteine desulfurase-like protein has translation MKTSETTFPITEVREQFPALKRTYHGKPVVYFDGPGGSQVVKTAIAAIAGYMENGGANLHGAFPSSWETEEVIAEAKKAVGDFLGVQMNEVAFGANMTTLTIAIANALGKQFEAGDEIAVTEMDHRANVDPWLLMAKDRGLKVRWIKVNTESLTLDLSDLEETINKKTKLVAIGLASNAIGTIVDLKPIVERAKRVGALVAADAVHAAPHIPIDRDRQGIDILLCSAYKFFGPHVGIAAIKEDVFKKLEPYKLVPAPSYYPDKLETGTQNHEGIAGIRPAIEFFASFGGGDTRRERILSGLEKIEGYENNLAARLREGLAALDKVTLFEADHSVPKTPTIAFQVAGIAPEEVCRIMAEQHSIFVASGHFYASTLADRLDINKSGGWIRAGLAPYNTFEEVERFIKAVSEL, from the coding sequence ATGAAAACGAGTGAAACAACTTTTCCGATTACTGAAGTGCGTGAACAATTTCCAGCATTAAAAAGAACGTATCATGGAAAACCGGTTGTTTATTTTGACGGCCCCGGGGGCTCCCAAGTAGTGAAGACAGCAATTGCAGCGATTGCCGGATATATGGAAAACGGCGGAGCGAATTTGCATGGTGCATTCCCTTCAAGCTGGGAAACGGAAGAAGTCATCGCAGAAGCTAAAAAAGCGGTGGGGGACTTCTTAGGAGTTCAGATGAATGAAGTGGCTTTTGGAGCAAATATGACCACACTTACGATTGCCATCGCTAATGCACTTGGCAAGCAATTTGAAGCAGGGGATGAGATTGCCGTAACGGAAATGGACCACCGGGCAAATGTTGATCCGTGGCTATTGATGGCAAAAGACCGAGGGCTGAAAGTCAGATGGATTAAAGTGAATACGGAATCGTTGACGCTTGATTTATCGGATTTAGAAGAAACAATCAACAAAAAAACCAAGTTGGTGGCGATTGGACTTGCATCGAATGCGATTGGAACCATTGTTGATCTGAAACCCATTGTGGAGCGTGCAAAAAGAGTCGGCGCTTTGGTGGCAGCGGATGCCGTCCATGCAGCGCCGCATATTCCGATTGACCGCGACCGCCAAGGCATAGATATCCTGTTATGTTCGGCTTATAAGTTTTTCGGACCGCATGTTGGAATTGCGGCAATCAAAGAAGATGTTTTCAAAAAGTTGGAGCCGTATAAACTGGTGCCGGCACCAAGTTACTATCCGGATAAATTAGAAACCGGTACGCAAAACCATGAAGGCATTGCCGGAATTCGTCCGGCAATTGAATTCTTTGCAAGTTTCGGGGGAGGTGACACGCGAAGGGAACGGATTCTTTCTGGGCTCGAGAAGATTGAAGGATACGAAAACAACTTAGCTGCCCGTTTAAGAGAAGGGCTGGCGGCTCTTGATAAAGTTACTTTGTTTGAAGCGGATCACAGCGTTCCTAAAACTCCGACAATCGCTTTTCAAGTAGCAGGAATTGCACCGGAAGAAGTATGCAGAATCATGGCGGAACAGCACAGCATTTTTGTCGCCTCTGGACACTTTTATGCATCGACGCTGGCCGACCGTCTGGATATCAATAAAAGCGGCGGCTGGATACGGGCCGGGCTGGCGCCGTACAATACATTTGAGGAAGTCGAACGATTTATAAAGGCGGTTTCAGAACTTTAA